ATATTATTATTTTGCATTTAGGAGAGTgtccggatattgatttggaggtccataaatgattttggcttgaattggcgaaagttgaaaaaataGAAGTTTGGAGAGTTAAGAAGTTTGACTGAGAGGTTACTTTGTTGTTACCGGGCATAAactttgattccaaaagttggaatatgtccgttgtatcatttatgacttgtttgtaAAAAGTTAATCAGAGTTGGTTTGATAGTTTTCggcatcgattgtagaagttgaaaatttattagttttattaggcttgaattggggtgcgatttgtgtttttgatattgtttgacgTGAATTGAGGCATCAACTAAGTTCGTGTCGTTTTTTAGGACtagttggtatatttggttgaggtcccgggggcctcgggtggatttcggatggttaacgtaTTGAAATTGGACTTAGAAGATTTGCTGAAGTTGCTGATGGCTGTGCTTCTGGTGTTTTTAATCGCGATTGCGATGAAACAATCGCGTTCACATAGTGTTCTGAGGAAGCTGCATATTTGTTCTTCGTGGTCGTAAGTGGGAAAACCCGTTCGCGTGGCTTTGAGAACTACTGTCTTCACGCTCGCGTGGGGGTATACACGATCGCGTATAAGGAATTGGAGGGGGGCATCGGGGAGTTGCTCTTCATGTGCGCTAGTTGTGGAACGCTTTCGGAATGGTTGCTGGGTATTGAGTTCCGCTTTCGCAACTGTACTCatgtgttcgcgaagggttaattTTGGCAGCTTGAATTTTGTGCTTCACGCTCGCAAAAAGGAACCTCTGGGCAGCagtattaaattttaaaaacGAGGATttgaacccatttttcatattttgagctagagaccTCGGATTTGGGTAATTCTTAAGGGGATTTTCAAGgtattgattggggtaagtgattccaactcagatttggttaatatacatgaTGAATCTATCATTGTTTTTACCATTTAATAAGTGTTTTGGGTTTGAAATATTGTAGAAACTTCATAGACTTTAATTTGaggatttggaggtcgagttatGATCGGAATTAAGTAATTTTGGTATTGTTGGACTCAATGTTGAATGGGTGTTCGAATTTTATTAATTTTGTCGGATTCAAAGACGTGGCCTGGGATTAactttttgggttgacttttGACTTTGGTTAAAGAAGTTAGCTTTATCATTTGAAATCAATTCCTATAGGTTATATTGATAGTATTACGctatttttggctagattcgagccttCCGGAGGTTGATACGCGTGGGAAAGGGCTGCTAGCGGAGTGATTTAATTTGTTTGAAGTAAGTATCTTATTTATCATCGGTTGAGCCACTAGTTGCCTGAATTGTTGTGATAGTTATGTGCTATTGGGTGTGCACATGTGTAGGGATGAACTCATATGCGGGTACAGGGATTATTTATTCATGCTCGGGTTGTGCTCGGACTCTTATAAGCCTAGAATTTGACTGTTAAACGTTAAACTATGATGCTTCATACATTTGTGACATTGTTGTGAATTATTTTAGCCATGCTTGAGGCTACGTAGGGGCTTAATCTTTGAATGAACTAATAAATGTTATCTTCGCTGAACTTACTGGTTTAAGCTATGATAGTACACTTATACATGCCTACACTTTAGCATGTCGTTTATACCTGTTTAGGAGCATGAAATTTGATATTCACTCGTTTCATACATGTATACTTGTTTAATTGCTCATGTCTGATGTGTTTGGACTGGAAGTCTCTGACCGTGCCAGGCGGATTGTGTTGTTGTGCATGTGACCATACCGGGCGGATTAGCACGTGAGTTTTCCGTGCAACACGTGAGCTGTCCGTACAACATGTGGAAACGGATCCATCCGCTAGGGTCATCCTCTCATATTTCTCTCTTAATGGTGTACACGCGGATATTGAAAATATCGTTCAGTGGTTTGGAAAGGATATATAAAAGTGAGGGAATCTGGCCAGTGTATTGTTGGATTTTGCATTTCATCTCTACTTGCAATTTCCTTGATCATTTATCTGATTTAACTGCATATCACCTCTATATGCCAAGATATTGTCTGAGCAGAGTATTTGAGAAATTGTACACATATACACACAGATGTATTTCTTACTAAACTTGATGATTTGATTTCAATATTGTTTTGTACCGGAATTAAAGATGAAACTACACAGGTGATAGCTAGTATATCATTAATAAGTTGTGCTCCTTTTACCTTGCCTTGTTTATTTACGATACTTATTTAGTACATTGGGTcgtttgtactcatactacactctgcacttaattGTGCAGATCCAAGTGTGGGGACCGGTTATCAACAATAGGTTGCTTGTTGGACTATCTGCTCAAGGTGAGGTAGAGCTGCATCCTTGATCGTAGTTTGACTTGTCTTTTCCTTTCATACTGTTATTATTGTTTAGATAGTGTATTTACTGTTCAGTTTCAGACTTGTAATCCgttgtagtagctcatgacttcgTACTTATCAGTTTTTGTGGGGAGTTACTTGTATTAGCAGTATTTGTTGCATTGAGACCTCATGTTTATGCTATTTCtataaattttattattattttacctTCGTTATCATGTTCCGACTTGCTTAGCCGGTGTGTTAGGTGACATCACGACAGATTAATTAGGAATTTTATTTCGCGAAAAATTGGTATCAGCCTCAACcgtgaataaagtaaataaaatagGGTGAGACATTTCTGAGATAATTCATTCTGGCTACATGAGAGAGCACCTCGTCTTTGGTTGTTACTATAATTTGCAATATTATTATACCTCTTAGCTAACTTAAGCAACCCATAAACTAATGGTAAAGGAGAAGTATAttgattaaaaaagaaaaaggaagaacgACATTCATCGACAAGGTGCAACGTAGGTGCAATGTATGCACATTAACCCACCGTGATGCCCACATAACGAATAACTTGGAAAACAAAAAATGCCAAACCAAAAAGCCTCCACAAAAGGACAAAGCTTCTTTGGATCTTACTATTTAATTGAATATAGACAAAACCTCGAACACCACAATGGATGGAATCCCCCATTTCCCATGTCTTACCATGCATATTTTCAGATTGACAAGTGTCCCTTCTCACCCAAAAAAAgaaacctctcattcttaaattcTCTTCTTGTTTGGAAGTAAAGGCACATGCACATAATTGTCACAGTGATGCCACGAATCTCAAAAGGTGCCAAGTGTTCTGACTTCACACGAACGCCATCTGTTCCCCTTAACCTATAAATGGATTTGACTTTCGTTATGCCATTAATTAATCTCACTCCTCGAGAGCAGCCTGAGCTGGTTTTTCTTCACTTCGTTACGTAATGGAGTGGTCTCCTCAACAAGCCATGGAAGCTTACTTGAATACTCTTCAATTGGTATATATGTTATCTATTCTCGCCCTTTGTGATTTCCTTTTTTTAAGTTATTTGATTTAGGTTGCTTATAGAGATAAGGTTATTGCTCTATTTTGTTCGTAACTGTCATATATCAGGCAAGCTTGTTATGAAGAGTTAATCACTTGTTGTGTATAAAAAGAACTTATACACAAATTAGACCTTTTATACAATCTGCATGCGCATAACTATTCATTAAGACTTCATTTTCTAAGTAATTGCATTTCAGGCTTAGTTAATTACTTGTTGTAGATAAATTTAAAATAACGTTGTAAAAGAACCTATACTTAAAGATCTTTAATACAATCTAGTAGATTATCTCAAAAATAATTACATATGCATAAGTATCCGTTAAAGTGAAAATAAGGTATGTTATGCTCAATATGTAAAAATATATTGATATGTAACAATTCTTTATACTGATGTACATaagttctattttattttttattttcttcgtTGCCTTAACACTTCTCATTTTGCGAGCTTTAACACTTCACTTTTATTTTTCAGTCTAAAACCCTTCATGATCAAGATTGCACCAATATTAAAGCCACAAAGCGGATAGAACCAGAATGTGTGGAGTTCATATCAGCTTTAGCAGCCGGAAATCGATCAAAAGTAATTTTAGAAATCAGCACAGAAGGCCTAACTCCATTCACAATCGCCCTTGCCGTGGCGGCGAAGCTAACCGGCGGCCGGCTAGTCTGCGTTCTCCCCCACCACCGTGAAGATATGATAAAAACAAGCAACAACTTTGAGTTAAAACCACATCATCAAGAACTCAACAATGTGATTGAGTTTGTAGTTGGGAAGAACCCTAATGAAGTCATCAAAAAGTTCAAGAAAGTTGACTTTTTAGTGATCGATTGTAAATTTGGAGACCATTTGAAATTATGGAAGAATAATCTTGAAGTGAATCCAAAAGGGTGTGTGGTTGTAACGAGAAATAATGATGTTGTTGGAAGTACAAAAAAGGTTTGTTTTGGTGAAATCTGGAAAGGCAAGAAAGGGATCGAGTGCGTCACTATGCCTATAGGAGAAGGTATAGAATTGACAAAGATTAAATCTTCTTCTTGCAAGAAAGAGAGTAGAAGATTCAAGAGATTTCATGTTACATTTGAGAATTGAACTTTTTGTAGTTAAACTAAATTCCAAGAGATGTAAAATGGTGTATATAAATATGTATTTACGAAATAATACAAGTTTGAGTATCATTACTTGGGGATCTAATCATTTTTTCGTTATTGAAGATggtaaaagaaaattaaaaagaaagGAAACGCATGCATTCTGCATGTTCGTTCTTTTTCATTACTAATTTTAGGCCGATGAAACAAGAAAACGAGAGGTCATAAATCTGATGTGGAGCTTGTTAAATTCGTTAGTGAAAATGGTCAACAAAAGGGACTGGATATATCCTTTAATCTTTCTGTTTTAATTAAAATTAACTTAAACTATGGCGCACCGTACAGTACTCCTGTTTATGGGTTTAATGGTATAATTGCATTTATTCAATTAGATTATTTATAAAGTAATTATAAGAAATTTATAATtgatatttaataattaataactGTTTACCCCAAAATTGAGTAACAACTAAATTTGTAatatggttttaaggatacgtgatttcacTTAATATCAATTGAGAAACGTAAAGATAAGCAATAGAAATTGACAATAATGTAAAGCAAATCAGCGTTTGGACAGAGCCCTCGAGCTCGGACACCCTCGAGCTAATTATGCAAGAACAGTTAAAGATACAATAAGCTAATGAACAAGATAGTAAGCTGAGAaatattatattgctttgatatttGTTCATGTCAGGTCCCCACAAATGATGTGGATTCCTCTATATAAAGTAGAGTAATACTAAATATGGTAtaattctaattacggaagtaaatcccatgattggcATAAATAACCGTCCTTGATTCGATCTGTTCCGAGATTTCTACCGTGATCTTCGACCGATTACGGATATCTCTCTTTGTCGTTATGGCGCTTCGTTCGAAGTCTGTCATATATGACCTTTGTTGTTGTCGGCCTCGATCTCGGCAGGCACTTCGATCTTTGGACTCGATGCCTTGCTCGAGCTCGAGTCTGATTCATTACGAGGCTACACCCGATGCAGCTCTCTTGTCTCGATCAAATAGCACGATCGGGTGGGCcggattttgaccgtatacagatagttcccTAATTTCTTGGAGTGTAATGAGAAGAAATGAACCAAGCCTTCGATTTTGTACCTCGACTAATTATGACGTCACCCTCGTGATGTAAGCGACGGAGGTGACTGAAGCGTCACGTCTGCATAGTTCCCAGAATAATTAATGATCGTTAGTCAATGTCGGCCACTGGTGTCTTCAAATCGTCATAGCAAGTATTATAAATAGATCATCTTCATAATTTTCTCAAACTTTACTTCCAAAATCTCTTCTAATCTTCAAAGCACTTATCTTCCCTTCAAGTTTTTCAATTCTGCAAATTCTTCAAATCCCGTTTGCCAACCTTCTCATCAAACAACaagttttatcttcttctttctctGAACTCATATAAAAATGGCGAAAACATCAAAAACCGTTCCTCAAAACGAAAAAGCCTCTTCATCGCGGCCGACCGGCGATAAAATGCCAGTGGAGCCACGCATCGAAGAGTGTGTTCCTGGGACATGCAATCTTACTTCCGACTTTAAAATTGAGAAACCCTCTTCGGTGCCTGGCCGATGTGAGCCAATGTCGAGATACATATGCTCGATAACTGAAGGCGATCTTGAGCAAGTGAAAAAAAATTGCCATTGGGAAACAAGGAGGTGGTGATTTCGACCCCTGAAGAGGACATCACTACTTACGTAGAAGGGTTCTTAaatgtttacacttacccttttacgTTAGGTCCCGTCGATCCAGTTATCCTCGACTTCTGCCGCCAGTACCGAATAACCATAGGCCAAATCCATCCTTCTTTTTGGCGTATCGTCATTTTGCTTCGATTTTTCGTGAGCAAGGTTGAAGGGATgccttttaccctcgaccatctCATTAGATTGTACAGCCCTCATCTTTATCGAGGTGGATTAATAAGGCTTTAGCGTCGGGCCACCAAGGTGCTGTTCTCAAGCATTGACGAGGACAAGGACCGAGGATGGATGGTCCGGTTTGTACGAGTGAAGACTTCCAACATAATCTCGGCCGAGAAGATGCCATTCCCCGAAAagtggaacatgaagcgtaagtacAAAACCCCACCCTTAACCTCAATTTACTGTTTCTTCCTTTTGAGTTTTTCTCATTGATGTTCCTTCCTACGATGCATTGGTCTTTTGGGTGCCCGGCGCAATTCCGAACCTCAAGGGTTGGGTTCGAAAACTGGCACTGACTTCTTCATATGCCCAGTGCTCATGGCGTGATTTGGCAAGAGGCCaatgggaggccaaaaatcatggtatgTTTCTTTTCATGTGCTTGGCACTCTTCTCCGAAATGTCTCTTTTTTATCTCTACTTGATTTCCTTTCACACAGGTCTCAGGGACAGTGCTATCATGAGGCCACCTCCACCTGCGGAAGAGGAGGTTCCGAAGCCGTcgaaagagaagaagagaaaaagggtcTCGCCTTCCGATACTCCAAAGCCCAAGAAGCGCAAGGCTCACAAGTCGAAGAAAGATATCGCCGCCCTTCTTGAAAACGTAGTTCAGAAGCTACGAGATGAAGAAGAGGAGAATGAAGATGTTAGCAATGAGCTGGTGGGTGGAAAGAGGAGCACCGAGGTCCCAAAGACTGCAGAGCCGATGATGACGGAAGAGGTTCAACCTCGAACCGAGGGGATCTCGGAAGATGGCCCGAGCAAAGTCCCTGAGTCATCGGAGGCTGAGGATGCCTCCCGCCGTTATGGGCAACTGGTGGATGTACCTGAAGGGGCCAATTCTGAGGCCCTTCAAAATGAAGAGAACGCCCCAAGTGACTCACTTGGGGCAATAGACATTAGCGATTTGCCCCTCCCAACATCTTTCAAGGGGAAAATTCAGGAAGCCCAGGCCACGGGACCCCCGATGTGGGAACGGCCCACAAAAGGGAAGACCTTTTTCGTGGCTGTTTTACGGGGGTCGAAGAGACTTCCGATCTGGGTGACGCATCGAGTATCTTCGATGAAGCCCATCGACTTCTGAGTCAGGTTAGCCTTAGCTCCCTTTGTTAATATTATCTTTGTCTTTATTTCTTCTTATCTGATTTCCTTTCTTACTTAATAGGCTTTGACGCTCCCTCGGGAAGTATTTTCTAAATCCCGGGCAGAGCTGGACCGATGTGAGGCCGATCTCAAAAAGCTTACGGAGGAGAGAGATTCCCTAAAACTCCTCATTGAGCAAAAGGAAGAGGAGGTCAAGGGCCTTAGAGCTGAATTGGCAACACCTTATAAAGGGCAAATCGACTTGATTGAGCAGGTAATGCAATTTTTTGGAAGCTCGTTTTATTAATCCAAAGACGACAACTAACACTTCAATCTTGCAGGTTCAGCAGAAGGCCGAAAAGATCGAGCAACTTCACGAGGAGACCAAGATGAAGGAGGCAGAGACCTTGGGATGGAAGCAAAACATGGACTGACTTGCCTCGGAGGAAGACGCTGCTTGGGCCCAGCTATCTTCGGCTGAACATCAACTCCAAAGCATGAAGGAGGAGAGTTTGGCCCgagccaagaaaattgaggagctcgAGGTTCGGTTAGCCACTGAGCTTGCAAAGGCCACATCTAAGGCGGAAAGAGTAAAGGCCGATGCGGAGGCGGTCGTGGTCGTCTACCGAGCTGATGCTGAAGCCGCTTACGCTCGGGCAAAGGAAATTTCCGATGCTACTCAGATTTGATAATTCTGCATTGTCGAGCACGCCAAATGCCAGTCTCGGAAAGAGACTTTCGAAGAGATTTATGCTCGTGGTTTTGACCTTACTACCGATATCAAGAATACGAAAGTGCTAGAGGTCGAAGCCAAAACTTTGCTCTCTGATGATGATGACTCCAGGAGGGCGAGCAGATCCGAGagcggagaagatgaagatgaagctcCCGAGGAAGATTAGGCacttagaatttttttttcttttttggattttttgcgTAAGACCCTGAGAGGTCTTTGTAAATACTTTTGTATATACGAAAGATCCCTTTTATTTCCGATTTGTCTCTGATTTCTTCTTCGTGAAAACTCTGTTTTGCTTTTGCCTTATGATAATTCTGATATAATTTAGGtcttgtgagaattttgactcACTTTGTTGCCTTGTGAAAATTTTGTTGAAATCGGATTGCTATAGTCTCTATGATcaagtgagtacttgctcgaactcggagtagaaaaaacccttaggtttttattaAGCGAGGGCAGGTCCTCGAACTCAACAATGTAGTCGCCCTTAGGCTTTTGAATCGGGCCGATATGGCCTCAAAGAGTGGCTTTTTCCTTTTTTCGACTTAAAAAGTTTTAATCATATAGAAAATTATTATGCCTTAGCATAAGTCATATAGAAAgttgttatgccttagcataagTTTGTTCGAGAGTTCGAAAAATTTAgtacctcttaaggttttcgaGAGTTGATATTATCGAAACCCTTTGTAACTTTGCCGAGGGTGGCCTTTTCTAAAcggttttatgaaaatatttgaaggCCTGTTGGATTACGGAATTCGGACGTCTCGAACCGCATTAGTTTGGCCATAGCCTTTAGCTTGATATTTGCGCAAAGGGCTTGTTTTTTCGATTATACTTCCAACTTGTTCGAAGTATCAATCATCGAGAGGGGTGGTCGTGGCCTATAAAATCGAGGattgcctttttaaggtcttaagaTTTCGAAGTTTAATAATTTGAGCATGTCAATTTTCGGATGGAAGTCCCTGAGTACGGGGTTAATTGCTCGAGCTTTAGTTGTGATTGGCTCTTGAGCTGGTTTCCGTAGTATATCGTAAGTGCgaaattgtaaagtagaaattTCAGTAAGGCATGGAACATCTGATAAGGAAAAAGTACTTCTTTCAATAGATCATTCATGCGTACATGATTTTTTATTAGGGCTAAGGCAATCTACATGGGCATGGTTCATTTGACTGTTTGGCccttcacaaaattttcctatcgagaccctgttGACACAAAGCATCTTCCTTGAAAACATAACATCTGAGGgcgatgccccccagtattcgaggttgattgtaaagaagcctcggatactgttgaattgtcCCTAGGTAGCACAaataattgttgcctcgttaaaaacctcgccggaaaaccccatttgggacaaaaatcgatctaagggaaaaagagtgcaacgcgtgctttaaaacctgAGGTCTTTGTGTTGAAAAATTTCCTGATgtcttcgatcgaacacctgtaataagttagtatcaaatataaatgaaaaagggagagagtcataccttagcaatagtatcgtttgaggagtgatatgttccaattatttggcaATTGTTTGCCGTTCattgtgccaagtttgtaagatccctttACGATGACAccgaggacccgatatggtccttcccaatttgggccgAGCTTCCCCTCGTTTGGATCTCGAGTGTTGAGGGTAAATTTTCTCAAAACAAAGTCCCCTATTTTGAAGTGTTgaagattggctcttcgattaTAATATCTTTCGATTCGCTGTTTCTGGGCGGCCATTCGAACGAGCGCGGCTTCCCATTTTTCATCTAGCAATTCGAGGCTTgtgttcatagcctcgtgatttgattcttcCGTTGTGTATCGAAACCTGACACTTGGTTCCCCGACTTTGACCGGGATCATCGCTTCGgcgccatatactaaggagaacggcGTTGCCCCCGTACCAGATTTTGTCGTTttccgatatgcccaaaggacttcgggcaaagtttctctccatttccccttagtattgttcaaccttttctttaggttctgcatgatggtcttgtttgttgattcggcGTGTCCAttcccactaggatgatacgGCGTCGATAATATCCTTTTTAGTATGTGATCTTCGAGGAACTTCGTTGTTTTGCTGATGATAAATTATTTTTCATTGTCGCATACTATCTCAGTGGGTATCCCAAATCGGCATacgatgtgatcccagatgaattctataacttctttctctctgactttctcgaaagcctgtgcttcaacctatttagagaaatagtcagtcataaataaaatgaacttaCCTTTACCTAGGGCAGATGGCagagggccgacgatatccattccccatttcatgaacggccatggggATAAGACTGAATGAAGATGTTCCCCGGGCTGATGGATCATTGGTATGTCTTTGGCATTTGTCGCATTTTCGAACAAACTCCTTAGTATATTTTTCCATACTGTCCCAATATTACCCTGCTCTGATGACTTTGTAACTAATGATTCGGCACCGGAATGGTTCCCTGAAGTACACTTATGAATTTCTTGTAGGACGTAGTCGGTGTCTCTCGGACCTAAGCATATTGCCAATGGCCCATCGAACATCCTTctgtacaatgttccatcttcagCCAATGTGAATCATGCAGCTTTCGTTCGCAGAGTCCTCGATTCCTTAGGGTCCGACGGAAGTTTCCCATTCTTCAGGTAATCGATATATTTATTCCTCTAATCACAAGTtaggcttgtggagtttattttggCGTGGCCTTCTTCGACTACCGACTTTAAAAGTTGTACGATAGTCCCCGAGCCAATTTCATCATCTTCAACTgatgaccccaaatttgcaaAGGCATCGACCTCACTATTAtgctctcgaggtacatgctGTAGGGTTCATTCTTTGAACCGGTGTAAGGTTACCTGcaatttgtccaagtacctctgcattcgatcTTCTCAAACCTCGAAGGTTTTGTTGACTTGGTTAACCACGAGTTGGGAATCACACTTGGCCTTGATGACCTCTGCTCCCAAACTTTTAGCCAGCTCGAGacttgcaatcatggcctcattgttagtcaacttaagggttttgatagattgtctaattgtATTGCTTGTGGGTGGTTTCAAAATGATGCCTAGCCcagaccctttcacattcgaagcaccatctgtgaaaagggtccacaccCCCAAGGATGTACCAGATTTTAGCAATAGTTCCTTTTCGACCTCGGGCACGAGGGCTGGTGTAAAGTCAGCCACGAAGTCGACCCAAGAGTTCGGGCTTGTGTAAAATATTGCGAAGGGGATAAGTGGttaatttcctagaggcgcttattagAGCAAGTGCTaaattttctaagtgtgggtATTGGGTCTCTACTTCACCTAAAGTTCAGCTAACATAGAAAATAGGAAATTATGTACCTTGCTCTTAtcgaactaggacaccacttaccaCGACTTCCGAGACTGCCAAATATAAGTAGAGTTGCTCATCCGCTTTTGGAGTATGAAGCAATAGTGGGCTAGAAAGATACCGCTTTAATTCTTCTAATGCCTGTTGGCATTTTCAGGGTCCAAAtgaaattgttcttctttttgagcagtgagatAAACATGTGACTTCGATCcgaagacctcgagatgaatcggcTTAAAGCGATTATCTGTCATGTTAACCTTTGTACGGCCTTAACGTTGTCCACGATTATGATGTCTtcgattgccttgattttatcgaggttgatctcgattccccgatTCGACGCCATAAAATTGAGGGACTTGCCTGAACCGACcctgaatgcacatttctcagggttaagcttcatgttatattttctcaatatgtcgaaggtttcctgcaaatgtgtcaaatggtcctctacgcaCAAGgatttaactagcatgtcatcaatataagcctccattgatt
This sequence is a window from Nicotiana sylvestris chromosome 3, ASM39365v2, whole genome shotgun sequence. Protein-coding genes within it:
- the LOC104243020 gene encoding uncharacterized protein, encoding MEWSPQQAMEAYLNTLQLSKTLHDQDCTNIKATKRIEPECVEFISALAAGNRSKVILEISTEGLTPFTIALAVAAKLTGGRLVCVLPHHREDMIKTSNNFELKPHHQELNNVIEFVVGKNPNEVIKKFKKVDFLVIDCKFGDHLKLWKNNLEVNPKGCVVVTRNNDVVGSTKKVCFGEIWKGKKGIECVTMPIGEGIELTKIKSSSCKKESRRFKRFHVTFEN